A part of Mycolicibacterium sp. TUM20985 genomic DNA contains:
- the aftC gene encoding arabinofuranan 3-O-arabinosyltransferase: MYGALVAVPDTLFRAFRPRTSAPTAATVLRSVLWPVAIMSIIHRSYVLATNGYITDDFGPVYRAVVNFKLGLDIYNEHFDQVDPHYLYPPGGTLLLAPFGYLPVDASRYWFITFNTIAILLAAYFLLRLFHFTLASVAAPALLLAMFCTESVTNTLVFTNINGCILLCEVLFLRWLLDGKVNHEWLAGIAVGLTLVVKPSLAPLLLLPLLNRQWRALIPAFGVPLLFNAAAWPLVSDPMGFVRNTVPYIFSVRDYFNSSIQGNGVYYGLPTWLILLLRVGFLALAIASLWLLYRYYRTRDPLFWMVTSSGVLLIATFLVTSLGQGYYSMMLFPFLMSVVLPNSVIRNWPAWLAIYGFMTMDRWLLSHWLTTGRYFEYMKITYGWSLMLVVVFCVLYFRFLDAKADGRLDEGIDPPWMTKGLRRASVEV; the protein is encoded by the coding sequence GTGTACGGTGCGCTGGTGGCGGTACCTGACACCCTGTTTCGCGCCTTCCGGCCCCGCACCTCCGCGCCGACTGCGGCGACCGTCTTGCGCTCGGTGCTCTGGCCCGTGGCGATCATGTCGATCATCCATCGCAGCTACGTGCTGGCGACCAATGGCTACATCACCGACGACTTCGGACCGGTCTACCGGGCGGTCGTCAACTTCAAACTCGGCCTCGACATCTACAACGAACACTTCGACCAGGTGGATCCGCACTACCTGTATCCGCCCGGCGGAACGCTGCTCCTCGCGCCGTTCGGCTATCTGCCCGTCGATGCCTCCCGGTACTGGTTCATCACCTTCAACACCATCGCGATTCTGCTGGCCGCCTACTTCCTGCTGCGGCTGTTCCACTTCACCCTGGCGTCGGTCGCCGCGCCCGCACTGCTCCTCGCGATGTTCTGCACCGAGAGCGTCACCAACACGCTCGTCTTCACCAACATCAACGGCTGCATCCTGCTGTGCGAGGTGTTGTTTCTGCGCTGGCTCCTGGACGGCAAGGTCAACCACGAGTGGCTGGCGGGCATCGCAGTCGGCCTGACGCTGGTGGTCAAGCCGTCCCTCGCTCCGCTGTTGCTGCTCCCGCTGTTGAACCGGCAGTGGCGAGCCCTGATCCCCGCCTTCGGTGTCCCACTGCTGTTCAACGCCGCGGCATGGCCGTTGGTCAGCGATCCCATGGGTTTCGTGCGCAACACGGTGCCCTACATCTTCTCCGTCCGGGATTACTTCAACAGCTCCATCCAGGGCAACGGCGTCTACTACGGGCTGCCGACCTGGCTGATCCTGCTGCTGCGGGTCGGCTTCCTGGCGCTGGCGATCGCCAGCCTGTGGCTGCTGTACCGCTACTACCGCACCCGCGACCCGCTGTTCTGGATGGTGACGTCGTCGGGCGTGCTGCTTATCGCGACGTTCCTGGTGACCTCACTGGGCCAGGGCTACTACTCGATGATGCTGTTCCCGTTCCTGATGTCGGTGGTGCTGCCAAACTCCGTCATCCGCAATTGGCCGGCCTGGTTGGCGATCTACGGATTCATGACGATGGACCGCTGGCTGTTGAGCCACTGGCTGACGACCGGTCGCTACTTCGAGTACATGAAGATCACCTATGGGTGGTCGCTGATGCTCGTAGTCGTATTCTGCGTGCTGTACTTCCGCTTTCTGGATGCGAAGGCGGACGGACGCCTCGACGAGGGCATCGACCCGCCATGGATGACGAAGGGTCTCCGCCGCGCTAGCGTTGAGGTATGA
- a CDS encoding PPOX class F420-dependent oxidoreductase, with protein MKIDDSARALIGSGANATLVTLNPDGSPQVSVVWVALQSTPEGDELVSAHLSEYKKTRNIRRDGRVAVTILGARVPGQQTPYLSISGTARIVEGGAPELLTELAEVMLGSSEHFPPANAPAGLLTRIRIDSVGGVGPWAS; from the coding sequence ATGAAGATCGACGATTCCGCCCGTGCACTCATCGGTTCCGGGGCCAATGCCACCCTCGTCACTCTCAACCCCGACGGCAGTCCCCAGGTCTCGGTGGTCTGGGTTGCCCTGCAGTCCACGCCGGAGGGCGACGAACTCGTCAGCGCCCATCTCAGCGAGTACAAGAAGACCCGCAACATCCGCCGCGACGGACGGGTTGCCGTCACCATCCTCGGCGCCAGGGTGCCCGGTCAGCAGACGCCGTACCTGTCGATCAGCGGCACGGCGCGCATCGTCGAGGGCGGCGCGCCGGAGCTCCTCACCGAGTTGGCCGAGGTGATGCTCGGCTCGAGTGAACACTTCCCGCCGGCCAACGCTCCCGCAGGTTTGCTGACCAGGATTCGGATCGACTCCGTCGGAGGCGTCGGACCCTGGGCGTCCTGA
- the hemQ gene encoding hydrogen peroxide-dependent heme synthase encodes MAKLDYDKLNSTIRYMMISVFAVQPDTLGEDRAEVIDETATFFKQQEEGDVVVRGLYDVAGFRADADFMIWTHAERVEDLQATYRAFRRTSLGVVSDPVWSVVALHRPAEFNKSHVPAFIAGEDPGDYVCVYPFVRSLDWYLLPDDERRKMLVEHGMAGREYPDVRANTVPAFALGDYEWILAFEGPDLGRIVELMWKLRYTDARRHVREETPFFTGPRVAVEELVARLP; translated from the coding sequence ATGGCCAAGCTCGACTACGACAAGCTGAACTCGACGATCAGATACATGATGATCTCGGTCTTCGCCGTGCAACCCGACACCCTGGGCGAGGATCGCGCCGAGGTGATCGACGAGACCGCCACCTTCTTCAAGCAGCAGGAGGAAGGCGACGTCGTGGTCCGCGGGCTGTATGACGTGGCGGGCTTCCGCGCCGACGCCGACTTCATGATCTGGACGCACGCCGAGCGCGTCGAGGATCTGCAGGCCACGTACCGGGCGTTCCGCCGCACCAGCCTGGGCGTGGTCAGTGACCCGGTGTGGAGCGTGGTGGCACTCCACCGTCCTGCGGAGTTCAACAAGAGTCACGTCCCAGCGTTCATCGCCGGCGAGGACCCCGGCGACTACGTCTGCGTGTATCCCTTCGTCCGTTCGTTGGACTGGTATCTGCTGCCCGACGACGAGCGCCGCAAGATGCTGGTCGAGCACGGCATGGCAGGCCGGGAATACCCGGACGTGCGCGCCAACACCGTGCCTGCGTTCGCGCTCGGCGACTACGAGTGGATCCTGGCATTCGAGGGCCCCGACCTCGGTCGCATCGTGGAGCTCATGTGGAAGCTGCGCTATACGGATGCCCGGCGGCACGTGCGCGAGGAGACGCCGTTCTTCACCGGACCGCGGGTAGCTGTCGAGGAACTCGTCGCACGCCTTCCGTGA
- a CDS encoding putative bifunctional diguanylate cyclase/phosphodiesterase — MGKNWWVVATATVVAVAFSAWFIAGWGGDPTLDIVTNLGCVVLGAFATVCAGLAARGATGRRRLTWGCIGIGLAGWLLGSLVWGYLELVADDPPFPSLADVGYLMFPVGVCVGLAVYPVGHAGHSRARMLLDGLISATAMFQISWVVVLRDVYAAGGTTAFAFGLSLAYPIADVIVITMAVLVLARARSGQRRTLTVLTLGVIVMALADSLFVYLSARDLYEEQIGRVVDIGYLVGLLAIGAAALCAIGEPVTESSTVRVPPRWATYLPYAPIAIAGVVCAPTNLRQPEMAALFFSTIVLVVAVLLRQFFVVAENRRLLVVVAEQAMRDPLTGLANRALFNDRLSHAMQFHVREGRAVAVLSLDLDDFKLVNDNLGHPAGDQLLVLVAERIVGCVRTGDTVARVGGDEFAVLLEGKIEQSRRVAHRLMASFDELFLIDGHDLLLRPSIGLAVADDTEISASALLKHADVAMYSAKRSRTGGVHTFDPEMHLVPHGDTEWVGAGNTGTSTVRLLGQLRHAIDHAELSLLYQPKFALRDGAFVGAEALVRWPHPECGLLAPDQFLPLVREHGLMKSLTDLVMARALDDTVGWQADGFRVPVAVNMFAPSLCDLTLPDRTLRLLDEHGLSPDLLTIEITEDLLLDNVERTRQVLDSLRASGIRVAIDDFGSGYSALGYLCKLPIDEVKLDRQFIAPIVVDPRAAAVVRSVVNLGHQLGMTIVAEGVENEATTTMLRDYGCDVAQGFYFSHPLTADGLREMLRRPTLRAPVSARSS; from the coding sequence ATGGGGAAGAATTGGTGGGTGGTGGCTACCGCCACCGTCGTCGCCGTGGCATTCTCCGCGTGGTTCATCGCCGGGTGGGGTGGGGACCCGACCTTGGACATCGTGACCAACCTCGGCTGTGTGGTCCTGGGGGCTTTCGCCACGGTCTGCGCGGGCCTCGCGGCACGCGGCGCCACCGGTCGCAGGCGCCTCACCTGGGGCTGCATCGGCATCGGTCTGGCGGGGTGGCTCCTCGGTTCGCTCGTGTGGGGTTACCTCGAACTCGTCGCGGACGATCCGCCGTTCCCATCCCTGGCGGACGTCGGCTACCTGATGTTCCCGGTCGGCGTCTGCGTCGGATTGGCCGTGTATCCCGTCGGCCACGCCGGACACTCCCGCGCCCGGATGTTGCTGGACGGTCTGATCTCCGCCACCGCCATGTTCCAGATCTCCTGGGTGGTGGTGCTTCGGGACGTCTACGCGGCGGGCGGAACCACCGCGTTCGCCTTCGGGCTGTCGCTCGCGTACCCGATCGCCGACGTCATCGTGATCACGATGGCAGTGCTGGTGCTCGCGCGGGCCCGCTCCGGACAGCGCCGGACGCTGACCGTGCTGACCCTCGGCGTGATCGTCATGGCGCTCGCGGACAGCCTGTTCGTCTACCTGTCGGCGCGTGACCTCTACGAGGAGCAGATCGGCCGCGTCGTCGACATCGGCTATCTCGTGGGACTTCTGGCGATTGGTGCGGCGGCGCTCTGCGCGATCGGAGAACCCGTGACCGAGTCGTCGACGGTCCGCGTGCCACCGCGATGGGCCACCTACCTGCCGTACGCGCCGATCGCGATCGCCGGTGTGGTCTGCGCACCGACGAACCTTCGGCAACCGGAAATGGCCGCGCTCTTCTTCTCGACGATCGTGCTCGTCGTGGCCGTGCTGTTGCGGCAGTTCTTCGTCGTCGCGGAGAACCGCCGACTCCTCGTCGTCGTCGCCGAACAGGCCATGCGCGACCCTCTGACCGGGTTGGCGAATCGGGCGTTGTTCAACGACCGCCTTTCGCACGCCATGCAGTTTCACGTCCGGGAGGGCCGAGCGGTCGCCGTGCTCTCGCTGGATCTGGACGACTTCAAGCTGGTCAACGACAACCTCGGGCATCCCGCCGGGGACCAGCTGCTGGTGCTCGTCGCCGAACGAATCGTGGGATGCGTCCGCACCGGCGACACCGTCGCGCGGGTGGGCGGTGACGAGTTCGCCGTGCTGCTAGAGGGCAAGATCGAACAGTCCCGGCGGGTAGCGCACAGGTTGATGGCGTCCTTCGACGAGCTGTTCCTCATCGACGGACACGATCTGTTGCTCCGGCCCAGTATCGGCCTCGCGGTCGCCGACGACACGGAGATCTCGGCCTCAGCGCTGTTGAAGCACGCCGACGTGGCGATGTATTCCGCGAAGCGCTCGCGCACGGGTGGGGTCCACACCTTCGATCCCGAGATGCACCTGGTCCCACACGGCGACACCGAATGGGTCGGTGCGGGCAACACCGGCACGAGCACCGTGAGGCTCCTGGGCCAACTCCGCCACGCGATCGACCATGCCGAACTAAGCCTTCTCTATCAGCCCAAGTTCGCGCTCCGCGACGGCGCATTCGTCGGCGCCGAAGCGCTGGTCCGCTGGCCGCACCCGGAGTGCGGGCTGCTCGCGCCGGATCAGTTCTTGCCACTGGTCCGCGAACACGGGCTGATGAAGTCGTTGACCGACCTCGTGATGGCGCGGGCCCTCGACGATACGGTCGGCTGGCAGGCCGACGGCTTCCGAGTCCCCGTGGCCGTCAACATGTTCGCGCCGTCGCTTTGCGACCTGACCTTGCCGGACCGCACCCTGCGCTTACTCGACGAGCATGGGCTCAGTCCGGACCTACTGACGATCGAGATCACCGAAGACCTCTTGCTGGACAACGTCGAACGCACGCGGCAGGTGCTCGACTCCCTGCGGGCGTCCGGAATACGGGTCGCCATCGACGATTTCGGCAGTGGGTACTCGGCGCTGGGGTACCTGTGCAAACTGCCGATCGACGAGGTGAAGCTCGACCGGCAGTTCATCGCACCGATCGTGGTCGACCCGAGAGCAGCGGCCGTCGTCCGCTCAGTGGTGAATCTGGGACACCAGTTGGGTATGACGATCGTCGCCGAAGGCGTGGAGAACGAAGCGACGACGACGATGCTCCGCGACTACGGATGCGACGTGGCGCAGGGCTTCTACTTCAGCCACCCGCTCACCGCCGACGGGCTTCGTGAAATGCTCCGCAGGCCTACGTTGCGGGCACCAGTGTCAGCGAGATCGAGTTGA
- a CDS encoding DUF1942 domain-containing protein, protein MRRWFVMVVAGIAVLAGVLAAPAPRASAVSPIGRLGEVLHVDYMSIVADVAVTSVDLVDVPPGFGYPPRGPRYQVYRANVTVHVIKAPNPFITSIVFDFNGVTPIADAYKVRNTDAPDDLRAVLQNAPPGSTVSGGVYWDVYRDLVTNVVLLDKVTGTHLAQWNLY, encoded by the coding sequence ATGCGTCGCTGGTTCGTGATGGTCGTTGCCGGAATCGCGGTGCTGGCGGGGGTCCTGGCCGCACCCGCCCCGAGGGCGTCCGCGGTGTCGCCGATCGGCAGGCTGGGTGAGGTGTTGCACGTCGATTACATGAGCATCGTGGCCGACGTCGCGGTCACCAGCGTGGATCTGGTCGACGTGCCACCGGGATTCGGCTATCCCCCACGCGGCCCGCGCTATCAGGTCTACCGCGCGAACGTGACCGTCCACGTCATCAAGGCGCCCAATCCGTTCATTACTTCGATCGTCTTCGACTTCAACGGGGTGACCCCCATCGCCGACGCCTACAAGGTGCGAAACACCGACGCACCCGACGACCTTCGCGCCGTTCTGCAGAACGCACCTCCGGGTTCGACGGTCAGCGGCGGCGTGTACTGGGACGTCTACCGCGACCTCGTCACCAATGTCGTGCTCCTCGACAAGGTCACCGGTACCCACCTCGCTCAGTGGAACCTGTACTGA
- a CDS encoding pyrimidine reductase family protein has protein sequence MVNVSDPLAATELTELGPLGDRFDTDDARLAAFYSYPDQLDRCWVRANMIASLDGAATDDGRSGGLAGACDRILFARMRQEADVVLVGASTVRIENYSGAKMSAVERQERQRRGQAELPPIAVVTHSADFEHDAKIFTRTEIPPLIMTSRDSVAEARRRFGSVAEVLDASGDQTDSVDLAVVLRLLAERGLLRVLSEGGPSLINLLLEDGLLDELCVTIAPMLVGGSARRISTGSGEAHTRMRRSHLLSDDEGYLYTRYVKDE, from the coding sequence ATGGTCAACGTGTCCGATCCCCTCGCTGCGACAGAGCTCACAGAGCTGGGCCCGTTAGGCGACCGGTTCGACACCGACGACGCGCGGCTGGCCGCGTTCTACTCCTATCCCGATCAGCTCGACCGCTGCTGGGTGCGGGCCAACATGATCGCGAGCCTGGACGGCGCCGCCACCGATGACGGCAGGTCCGGCGGTCTGGCCGGCGCCTGCGACCGAATCCTGTTCGCCCGCATGCGCCAAGAGGCCGACGTCGTTCTGGTCGGGGCGTCCACCGTGCGCATCGAGAACTATTCCGGCGCGAAGATGTCCGCCGTCGAACGCCAGGAACGGCAACGCCGCGGACAGGCCGAGCTGCCGCCGATCGCCGTGGTCACCCACAGCGCCGATTTCGAACACGACGCCAAGATCTTCACCCGCACCGAGATCCCGCCGCTGATCATGACCTCCCGGGATTCCGTCGCGGAGGCCCGCAGACGCTTCGGCTCGGTCGCGGAGGTCCTCGATGCCTCCGGCGACCAGACCGATAGCGTCGACCTCGCGGTGGTGCTGAGGCTCCTCGCCGAACGGGGGCTGCTGCGGGTCCTCTCCGAAGGCGGACCGTCCCTGATCAACCTGCTCCTCGAAGACGGCCTCCTCGACGAGCTCTGCGTCACGATCGCCCCGATGCTCGTCGGCGGGTCCGCCCGCCGCATCTCCACCGGTTCGGGCGAGGCCCATACCCGCATGCGGCGAAGCCACCTGCTGAGCGACGACGAGGGCTACCTCTACACGCGCTACGTCAAGGACGAGTGA
- the msrB gene encoding peptide-methionine (R)-S-oxide reductase MsrB, with protein MTAPKVQLTNDEWRQKLTPQEFAVLRQAGTERPFVGEYTDTKTEGIYQCRACGAELFRSTEKFESHCGWPSFFDPADSDAVILKTDDSGGMHRVEVLCANCHSHLGHVFEGEGYPTPTDQRYCINSISLTLVPAT; from the coding sequence ATGACCGCTCCGAAAGTTCAGCTGACCAACGACGAGTGGCGCCAGAAGTTGACGCCGCAAGAGTTCGCGGTGCTGCGTCAGGCAGGCACCGAGCGTCCGTTCGTCGGTGAGTACACCGACACGAAGACCGAAGGCATCTACCAGTGCCGCGCGTGCGGAGCCGAACTGTTCCGGAGTACCGAGAAGTTCGAATCCCATTGCGGCTGGCCATCTTTCTTCGACCCGGCCGACTCCGATGCCGTGATCCTCAAGACCGACGACTCGGGTGGCATGCACCGCGTCGAGGTGTTGTGCGCCAACTGCCACAGTCACCTCGGTCACGTCTTCGAGGGCGAGGGCTACCCCACGCCGACGGATCAGCGCTACTGCATCAACTCGATCTCGCTGACACTGGTGCCCGCAACGTAG
- a CDS encoding alpha/beta hydrolase — translation MRRHPQLLRAFCLPVLAAVVLAGCAPGLAANPRFATDTGAGPQGAPESTPVASGPPPIEAPKNDLQWRDCTARVFSEATVTAVPGVTLDCASYDADLDSINGATGTISIGVIRAKSVATPADAGPLVMTTGTDLPSSAQLPVWLSRGGADVLKTNPVVAVDRRGMGTSSDLDCRDLFSRQEMLDQAQFESGDDPVANLSAIVQTATTSCTDSIAPGDSSYDNAHAAEDIERLRSTWESPTIALLGVGNGAQVALAYAGAHPNKVSRLVLDSPLPLGISAEARAEQKVKGQQAALAAFATQCVASNCALGPDPRGAINAMLTSARQGTGPGGLSVAALADAITTALAFPRGDFVSSTAALASTLAAARGGDVTQLLALVTEAETLRETDGQFVNTCSDALNRPTPDRVRELVVQWGKLYPEFGTVGALDLVNCLAWPSGSTPPDPQNLKVPVLLLGVQNDPIVGNEGVAAVAATIINSGAANRRVMWQGVGHGASIYSPCAIPPVLSYLSTGKVPETDTYCPA, via the coding sequence ATGCGTCGGCATCCCCAGCTGCTCAGGGCCTTCTGTCTGCCCGTCCTCGCGGCTGTCGTGCTCGCCGGCTGCGCGCCGGGCCTCGCCGCCAACCCCCGTTTCGCCACGGATACGGGCGCCGGGCCGCAGGGCGCGCCGGAATCCACACCCGTCGCCTCGGGACCACCACCCATCGAAGCGCCTAAGAACGACCTGCAGTGGCGGGACTGCACGGCTCGGGTATTCAGCGAGGCCACCGTCACCGCCGTCCCCGGCGTGACCCTCGATTGCGCCAGCTACGACGCCGACCTCGACTCGATCAATGGCGCCACGGGAACCATCAGCATCGGCGTGATCCGCGCGAAGTCCGTCGCCACGCCCGCGGACGCCGGCCCCCTGGTGATGACGACGGGAACGGACCTGCCGTCCTCCGCCCAGCTGCCGGTGTGGCTCTCCCGCGGTGGCGCCGACGTGCTCAAGACAAACCCGGTGGTCGCCGTCGACCGTCGCGGCATGGGAACGTCGAGCGACCTGGACTGCCGTGACCTGTTCAGCCGCCAGGAGATGCTCGACCAGGCCCAGTTCGAATCCGGTGACGACCCGGTCGCCAACCTCAGCGCCATCGTCCAGACGGCAACGACCAGCTGCACCGACAGCATCGCTCCCGGCGACTCCTCCTACGACAACGCGCACGCCGCCGAGGACATCGAACGGTTGCGCAGCACGTGGGAGTCCCCGACGATCGCCCTGCTCGGTGTCGGCAACGGCGCTCAGGTCGCGCTGGCGTACGCCGGCGCGCACCCGAACAAGGTCTCCCGCCTCGTGCTCGACTCACCCCTGCCGCTCGGCATTTCCGCCGAGGCGCGAGCCGAACAGAAGGTCAAGGGCCAGCAAGCCGCGTTGGCTGCCTTCGCCACGCAGTGCGTCGCCTCGAACTGCGCGCTCGGGCCCGATCCGCGCGGCGCGATCAACGCCATGCTGACCAGCGCCCGACAGGGCACCGGTCCGGGTGGCCTCTCGGTAGCGGCCCTCGCAGATGCCATCACCACCGCGCTGGCGTTCCCCCGAGGCGACTTCGTGAGTTCGACCGCCGCCTTGGCGAGCACGCTGGCGGCCGCCCGCGGCGGTGACGTCACCCAGCTCCTCGCCCTCGTCACCGAAGCGGAGACATTGCGCGAGACGGACGGTCAGTTCGTCAACACCTGCAGCGATGCGCTCAACCGGCCGACACCCGACCGGGTGCGCGAACTCGTCGTCCAGTGGGGAAAGCTCTACCCCGAGTTCGGCACCGTCGGCGCCCTCGACCTGGTGAACTGCCTCGCCTGGCCTAGCGGATCGACACCACCCGACCCGCAGAACCTGAAGGTTCCCGTGCTGCTGCTCGGCGTCCAGAACGACCCGATCGTCGGCAACGAGGGCGTGGCCGCCGTGGCGGCGACCATCATCAACTCCGGTGCCGCGAACCGGCGCGTGATGTGGCAGGGCGTCGGCCACGGCGCCAGCATCTACTCGCCGTGCGCGATCCCGCCCGTGCTGTCCTACCTGAGCACGGGCAAGGTACCCGAGACCGACACGTACTGCCCCGCCTAA
- the zapE gene encoding cell division protein ZapE: MSGASGAVHLTDRHPSVTPERLIAGLVPPPTFAEVSFDTYRPDPSEPSQTAAVQACQAFCDQAVQQRAGKKKLFGRREVLPGVGVYLDGGFGVGKTHLLASSYYALAAADAGPTAFATFGELTQLAGVFGFVECIELLSDYVVVCIDEFELDDPGNTTLISRLLSALVERGVSIAATSNTLPEQLGEGRFAAQDFLREINTLASIFTTVRIEGPDYRHRDLPPAPVPPSDAEVRAEAADVAGATLDDFDALCAHLATMHPSRYHALIEGITEVFITGVHPLDDQSVALRLVSLTDRLYDAGIPVVASGTKLDTVFSEEMLAGGFRKKYLRATSRLLALTAAGGH; the protein is encoded by the coding sequence ATGTCTGGGGCCAGCGGTGCAGTGCATCTGACCGATCGGCATCCGAGCGTGACGCCCGAGCGGCTGATCGCGGGATTGGTGCCGCCACCCACCTTCGCCGAGGTCAGCTTCGACACCTACCGACCCGACCCGAGCGAACCGTCGCAAACCGCTGCCGTCCAGGCGTGCCAGGCGTTCTGCGACCAGGCCGTGCAGCAGAGGGCGGGCAAGAAGAAGCTGTTCGGCAGGCGTGAGGTGTTACCCGGTGTGGGGGTGTATCTCGACGGTGGCTTCGGCGTCGGCAAGACGCACCTCCTGGCGTCGAGCTACTACGCGCTGGCTGCGGCCGACGCAGGCCCCACCGCCTTCGCGACGTTCGGTGAGCTGACCCAGCTGGCCGGTGTGTTCGGTTTCGTCGAGTGCATCGAGCTGCTGTCGGATTACGTGGTGGTGTGCATCGACGAGTTCGAGCTCGACGACCCGGGCAACACGACCCTGATCTCGCGGCTGCTGTCGGCTCTGGTGGAGCGGGGTGTGTCCATTGCGGCGACCTCGAACACCCTGCCCGAACAGCTCGGCGAGGGCCGCTTTGCGGCACAGGACTTTCTGCGTGAAATCAACACGCTGGCAAGCATTTTCACCACCGTGCGGATCGAGGGGCCGGACTATCGTCATCGTGATCTGCCCCCGGCGCCGGTGCCGCCGTCGGATGCCGAGGTACGGGCCGAGGCTGCCGATGTGGCGGGTGCGACGCTCGACGATTTCGACGCGCTGTGCGCACACCTGGCGACCATGCATCCGTCGAGGTATCACGCGCTGATCGAGGGTATCACCGAGGTCTTCATCACCGGCGTGCATCCGCTCGACGATCAAAGTGTGGCACTGCGGCTGGTGTCGCTGACCGACCGCCTGTACGACGCAGGCATACCGGTGGTGGCCTCGGGCACCAAGCTGGACACCGTGTTCAGCGAGGAGATGCTGGCGGGCGGGTTCCGCAAGAAGTACCTTCGCGCGACGTCGCGATTGCTGGCCCTGACCGCCGCTGGCGGACACTGA
- a CDS encoding GNAT family N-acetyltransferase — MPVSVTTAVEADLPELATIAARTFPLACPPSVAPADVAAFIAENLSEIRFREYLADPDRVVLTARDGPILGYAMLIRGVADDADVQRAVPMRPAVELSKMYLMPDAHGAGVAAAMMAAALDASRALGAACVWLGVNQENRRAQRFYAKEGFTTSGTKTFRLGGHIENDYVMVRPS; from the coding sequence ATGCCCGTCTCGGTGACCACGGCCGTCGAAGCCGACCTTCCCGAACTCGCCACCATCGCCGCCCGCACCTTCCCGCTGGCCTGTCCCCCGTCGGTAGCGCCCGCAGACGTCGCCGCGTTCATCGCCGAGAATCTGTCGGAGATCCGCTTTCGCGAGTACCTCGCCGATCCCGACCGGGTGGTGCTGACAGCGCGCGACGGTCCAATCCTGGGCTACGCCATGCTGATTCGGGGCGTCGCCGACGACGCCGACGTGCAACGGGCGGTGCCGATGCGTCCCGCGGTCGAACTGTCCAAGATGTACCTGATGCCCGACGCACACGGGGCAGGCGTGGCGGCCGCCATGATGGCCGCGGCACTCGACGCGTCCCGCGCACTCGGGGCGGCCTGCGTGTGGCTGGGCGTCAATCAGGAGAACCGACGTGCCCAGCGCTTCTACGCCAAAGAGGGGTTCACCACCAGCGGCACCAAGACGTTCCGGCTCGGCGGACACATCGAGAACGACTACGTGATGGTGCGCCCGTCGTAG